The following DNA comes from Verrucomicrobiota bacterium.
TTTGAACGAGGTTCGAATAGGGCACACAAGCGCCTATTCGGATATTTGGCCTTGAGTGCGCTTAGCGTTTCCTGGATAGCCGTTGGGTGGTGAGCAAAGTCATCAATAATAATTATATCTCTCGCTTCACCGCGCACTTCCATTCGCCTTTTAATACCTTTAAATTGAGTAAGAGCTTGAGCAATCATGGTGAGCTTTATGTCATAAACATTTGCTGCGGTAATGGCCATGCAAGCATTGTGGACATTGTGCGAACCGTACATTGGCAGGAAAAAAGATTCACCCATGAATTGAAAAATGGTTCCATTGGAAGTTACCTGGCTACCTGTAATTTGATGATTTGACTCAGAGGAAAAGCCTACCGAAATAACTTCACTTTTCGCATTTCGGAGGACATCCTTCACATTTTTATCATCAGCGTTGGCGACGACTATCCCATTCTGCGGAACAATATGGATCAAGCGACTGAAGGTAGCCTTAATGTCTTCCAAAGAATTAAAGATATCCGCATGATCAAACTCTAGATTATTGAGGATGACAAGCTCGGGAAGATAGTGGAGAAATTTGCTTCTCTTATCGAAGAAACAAGTATCGTATTCGTCGCCTTCCAAAATCCAAAACGGGCCATTTTGGTTTTTGCAGCCTTGAGGTAAGTTCTTGGGCACACCACCAATCAGATAGCTTGGATTTTTCCCGCAGTGTTCGAAGATCCAGGCGAGAAGGCTAGTCGTCGTGGTTTTCCCATGTGTGCCTGTCACAACGAGGTTTTTCGTTTTGCTTAGTAAGAAGAGTCGTAATGTTTCAGGTAATGACAAATAGAATAAATGCTGGTTAAGCACTGCTTCTAGTTCTGGATTCCCCCTTGATATGGCGTTGCCAACGATGACTAAATCTGGGCGATGTGAGAGGTTTTCTTCGCGATAGCCCTCCATCAGCTGCACCTTATTGGATTCTAAGAACGTTGACATTGGAGGGTAGATATTGGCGTCTGATCCCGTAATTTTGTAGCCTTGCTCTTGCAACATGACGGCAACTGAGCCCATAGCGGTTCCGCAAATGCCAATCAGGTGAATGGTCTTTATTTCGGAGAGTACATTTTTAGGCATAGATGATTTCTACCATAGCCAAGTAGGCAATCCCTTCCATAGAAAAACGAACCATATGGTGAGGTTTATGCTGGATTTTAGTGAAACCTTTGTATACTTTATAAGAGTGAAATTCAGGCAATTCGTTTTAGTCTACATCTTGGCACATTCATTTGCTTTCGCTGATTCCTTGACGGATCAATTAAACATGTCTGAGGAAGAGCTAAGAAGCAAGACAAGCAGGCTATCAAATAAGATATTCAAGACCAATAAGTTTTTCGGCAAGAAGTATCAAGTCGACAAAAAGTTTTCGACTAATGAGTACACAGTTGGAAAAGGTTTGTTCCCCACAAAGCAATGGACCGGAGGGAAGCCATCAAAGCAGTTTTCCACCACCGACTTAATCAAGGAAGATAAAACCTCGTCTTTTGATAATCAAAAATGGCAAGGTGCTCAAAAAAAATGGGCAGACCCTAAGCGTGATACTTCATTCTCGGGTAAAGCGAAAGAGGATGGAAAAGTCTATCTACTAGATGATGTCAATAAGAGTTGGTATGATGGCAAGAAAAAATATAAAGGTCTTGAACTCAAAGAAATGAATAGAGAAATTGCTTTAATTAATGAGGCCTTAAAAGATGTTACAGAAAATGGCGAGAACCAACTTTCCATCCAAGAAATAAAAGAAATTCTCAATACCAATAAATAGGCTAGGCACTATTTTCAATGTCTCATTAATCAGCCTAAAGCAAGCTGCCTGAAGCGAAGTAAGCTTAAAGAATATCACTGAGGCTACTAGGAGATTCAACTTTCCCCATAATATCCCTTTACAGAGAATCCTTACTCTTCAGTATAAATAAATGCGATTCTTTACCACTACGCTACCAGTCCTATTGTTTGTAGTTGGCTGTTCAACGACAACTCAAGATAAAGCTTCGGTAAGCACCCCCTGGGAGGGCGAACCCGTTGTGCGCTTTGTTAAAACATATGACTTACAAGTAGCACTGACCTTTGATGATGGGCCACATCCTATCAACACTCCCTTGTTATTGGATTTACTTAAGGAAGAAAAAATTAAAGCGACATTTTATTTAGTGGGCCAGACTGCAGCTGCCTATCCAGACATTACCAAACGGATCATCGATGAGGGCCATGAAATCGGAAACCACTCTTGGTCTCATGACAACTTCACCGATCTTTCTTATCAAGAAATTGCTAAAGAAATTGATAAGACCAATGCTTTGCTAGAGAAACATTCTGGAGTAAAGCCTGCTACTTTTCGTCCGCCCTATGGGGCTCTAAGACCTGCTCAAAAGACCTGGATTCATGAAAAATACCAATGGCCCATAGTTTATTGGTCAATAGATCCTAAAGACTGGACAAGACCTGGCATAGGTGAAGTGAGCCGTCGTATTGTTTCTGGCATTCATCCGGGAGCTATTGTTTTATTTCACGACACACACAACACCACGATTCAGGCGATGCCTGATATTATTGAAAAACTGAAGTCAAAAAAATATGAATTTGTGACCATCTCGAAGCTATTAGCTTCATCTCAAAAACAAAACCACCAAGAAACTAGATTAACTAGCGATTAGTTGAAAAAGAGGTAGTCGCTTT
Coding sequences within:
- the mpl gene encoding UDP-N-acetylmuramate:L-alanyl-gamma-D-glutamyl-meso-diaminopimelate ligase, yielding MPKNVLSEIKTIHLIGICGTAMGSVAVMLQEQGYKITGSDANIYPPMSTFLESNKVQLMEGYREENLSHRPDLVIVGNAISRGNPELEAVLNQHLFYLSLPETLRLFLLSKTKNLVVTGTHGKTTTTSLLAWIFEHCGKNPSYLIGGVPKNLPQGCKNQNGPFWILEGDEYDTCFFDKRSKFLHYLPELVILNNLEFDHADIFNSLEDIKATFSRLIHIVPQNGIVVANADDKNVKDVLRNAKSEVISVGFSSESNHQITGSQVTSNGTIFQFMGESFFLPMYGSHNVHNACMAITAANVYDIKLTMIAQALTQFKGIKRRMEVRGEARDIIIIDDFAHHPTAIQETLSALKAKYPNRRLCALFEPRSNTTRRANFQDQLPEALALADYIGIGEVSRLDQLPRENRLDPKKVVSDLLEAGKTSYYEPDVSIMIDRLTRELRAADVLVVLSNGSFGGLIQTLLNRLEAGP
- a CDS encoding polysaccharide deacetylase family protein, which codes for MRFFTTTLPVLLFVVGCSTTTQDKASVSTPWEGEPVVRFVKTYDLQVALTFDDGPHPINTPLLLDLLKEEKIKATFYLVGQTAAAYPDITKRIIDEGHEIGNHSWSHDNFTDLSYQEIAKEIDKTNALLEKHSGVKPATFRPPYGALRPAQKTWIHEKYQWPIVYWSIDPKDWTRPGIGEVSRRIVSGIHPGAIVLFHDTHNTTIQAMPDIIEKLKSKKYEFVTISKLLASSQKQNHQETRLTSD